The window GTTTGTTCCAGGTGACCAAATCGTCCACGGACGGATGACCGGTATGAATCGTGCCCTCACCACGGACAATCTGGTAGATCTCGCTGCCGTTCAGGTGATAATGAGCGGTCACCGAACGATGTGCTTCCAGTTCAGCAACATAGAGTCCCACATGATCGTCACCGGTTACTCTTACGATGCGAATTCCTACAGCAGGATCAGTCTGTGCTGTCTTTAACTGTTCGATAAAATTGGTTACCATCGGCAGAGGGCTCATGAAACGTTCATCTCAACATAGGCATCCGGATTTGATTTGTTTTATGGTCCGGGATTACATCCAAATACTTAACAAAAAACTAACGGGTACCAGTGAAATTGATCCTGTCAGAATGCAGGGCACCACAAGAAGTATTTTTAATACAAAACCGGATCGTAAATGCAAAATATTTTGAATTATACATAAATCATCAATGCGAATGCTGAACCATTTATAATTTTGAGGTATTCCTCGAAAGAAATTTTTAAATATTATAAAGAACAACTAAAGGATATCCCCATAGAATGGAGGTGGTTTGATTTAATACCGGGTTTGATCCCATTCACTGCATTCCACAAAGTACACATCCTCAACCGGCTGTTAATTAAAAACGGCAGGAAAAAAGCCTCCCCATAACCAATATCGAAAAATTTCTTTTTGTGAACCTGACTTTCCCTTCAGGGTTTTTAGCATTCTTTTTTCAAATCGGTAAATTCTGTAACCGGACACGTATGAAAGAATCTTCCGGTAAATGCATTTCCTGCATAACAGAGAAGAGCCCCGATACCCGGTGAACAGGTTGCTACACCGGAAGGATCATCTGTCGGGCATCGCGTTTCTCAAATGAGGATAACCGTATACCGAGCAGCCGGATCTTCCGGCCATCAAACATTTCCCGGAGCAGAAGTTGTGCAGCTAAGCGGATCGTTTTTGGATCATTTGTATAGTGCGGGAGGGTCCGGGCTTTTGTCCGGGTCACAAAACCGGTATATCGCACCTTGATAGTAACGGTCCTGCATCGCAGGGATTCATCGATAAGACTCCGGCTCACATCCTGTGACAGTGCATCGATGGTTGCCACGATCACCTGCTCATCCGAGGTATCTTCAGAAAATGTTGTCTCGCGGGATACCGATTTCACACCGTCCCGCTCTTCAACCCGGTCATCATCGGTGCTGGAGGTAATTGCCTGGAGGGAGAGGGCCGAATGCCCGAATCGGGAGATCAATTCCTGGGTATCGTATTCGACAAGATCCTTGATCGTCCTGATACCCAACTCAAAGAGCGCTGCTTCGGATTTACTGCCAACACCGGGAATTTTCCGAACGGGCATCGGGGCAAGGAATGAATAAAGCGTTTCCGGTTTGACAAGAGTCAGACCATCGGGTTTGTTCACATCCGAAGCAATCTTTGCTACCACTTTTGTCGGCGCAATACCGATCGAGCACGTGAGCCCGAGCTGGACCAGGATCTCATTTTTTATCCGGACCGCACAATCGGCTGCCGTGGAAAAGCTCCGCAGGGGACTTATGTCCAGGAATGCCTCGTCGATACTCACCTGCTGGAACGGGAAATTATGGGATCTTAAGATTGCCATAACGGCTTCAGATGCCTTGGCATACCGGGGGAAATGTGGGGGCAGATAGATCGCCTGAGGACAGAGAACATAGGCCTGCGAGATAGGCATTGCTGACCGCACGCCAAATGCCCGTGCCTCGTACGAACAGGTAGAGACAACTCCTCGTCCGGTGCCATGCTGTGGATCAGCACCGATGACTACGGGCTTTCCCTTCAGCAACGGGTTCTCCTGCATCTCAACAGACGCATAGAAACTGTCCATGTCGAGGTGCAGGATGATCCGCCGGGGATCCATGTCCGTATCTTTCCAGGAGAGATTCGCGCCATTACCTTCCAGAACGGGACTCTTCACCATATCAGTTCGCTACCGATGCAAAATCACTGAGCCTGCACTGCCGCTGTCGGATTGTTTCCCGCAGCAATACTCCTTCCTCGATAAACCGGGTCATGGGCAGGGAAAACGATTCAGCAATATGGGAGAGAGCATCCCGGATTCCTTCAAACTCCTGTGCAGGCTGCCGCATTGCACCCCGCACATTCTCACGGACATTGAAGACACCCATTGGCACGTAGCCCCGGTGTGCCTCCCGGAGAATGATTGCTCCTGCCTGCTCCTTCTGGCGGGCAAGTGCTTCGAGCACGGCCATCTTGCAGGTGTAGTAGCATCCGCCCAGGTGAGAGTACTCTGTTTTCTTTTTGTATCCTTCATGATCGGAAAAAACCAGTTCCTCATTTCCCAGAACTTTTAAAAATGCCTCTGACCACTCGTATTTCCAGCCGGTGGGCATCAGGATAACTGCGTAATTGTTGTGGAGGCTTGAGAACTGGTGAACCCGCCAGGTATCGATCACCGGGTTTTTCTTTACGGCAGTGAGGAGCTGGTCACCGATCATCGTGTCGCACGCGGTGATTGACCAGCGGGTTGGAACAAGGTGCCTGGTCCGGTCCATTCCCATGGTACCGACCGAGAATGCCTTCTGGATACTGGAGAACGGGACTCCCTGCCGGTGCAGACCGGTGACCGCATCATTGGATCTCAGGTCTGTGTCATAGAACACCTTTTCGAGCTTGGTGTCCCATCTTCCGCTCTCGATCTCGAACCGCTCAATCCCTGCACTCGGGCCAAACGGGGTATGATCTTCGGAGAACGATGTACCGGTGGGAACCGATGAGAAAGCCACTTCGCTCTCTATGGAATTCGATGACAGGGAGATTTCCTGGAGTTTTTGAACAAACCGGGAACTGATATCTGTTGCATTTACCAGGGATTTTCCCCGCACAAGATTGAGCCGGTACCCGATGATCTCTTCCTGCGTATGGTTTTGCGAAATCCATGACTCGGGCATGTCCATGATCGTGGTGTCGCCGTGCTGAGGAGCAATCATCGGACCGGCATACACATCCGGATAATTCCAGCTGCCGATAAACACCGACGGGGGGGAGGTTCCCTCCATCTCTTTTTCCACCTCCACCGATCTCATCTGGAGGGTAGACGCGGTCAGTTGTTTCAGATAGGCACCTTTTCCGATCATGGGATTAAAAGGAAGGTAGATACATGAGCATATAAGGGCCGGAGTGCGTGGGGAGAAAGTGAGAAGTCTCGCCACCATTTATACAATACATACCTTCATTGGCCTAGACGTCATACCTGTAACAAAGGAGTTGTCTGAATTAGACCGAATAATAACGATGATGTAGATCCAAACGCAGTAAACGCGGACGGAACGCCGGTCGTCCGGGTTCGCCTGCCCAAGAAATGGGCCGGTGAGCAGTTCGCATTCGCAGACCTCATGATGGGGGCAAACCATATCCGGGTCCGGTGTTACGATGGCGTTACACGGATGGGCAGGATCAAAGGAAAGATCAAGAAGCGCGCATGGATCCGCGAAGGCGACATCCTGATTGTAACTCCGTGGAGTTTCCAGGATGAGAAGTGCGACATCATCTACCGTTACCTGCCACCCCAGGCGGACTGGCTGCGCAAGAACCGGTATCTCTGATACTTTTTTTTTAGTTTTTTATACGTGTGCCCGTCAGGCCACACAAAAAAATATTTTTACGCTATGCTCTGCCAGATCGCGAGCCCGAATTCGAGTGCAATCAGGATGATAATCACCCATTCGAGGAAATTGGAGTGTTGGATGCGCACCTCATCGGAAAGCATCGAGTAATTCTCCCGGATCACATCGATCTTCCGGGTCACGCTCTCGCTCCACTGGCTGCTGCGCAACACTTTTAAGGCGGTTGCATACACGCGGGCATAGTAGATATCCTCGGTCACTTTGATCAGGTTGTCAACTTTCTCGATGATCTCGGAGATCTCCGCGTACATCTCCATCTGGGCTGCCATGATCGCGTGATACTTGCGGCTCCGGCGGAACTGCGACAGTCGGTCGGCATGCTCGATATCATCGTACATCTTCTCCATCCCACGGGTGAGTTCCCGATCATAATACCGGAGCTCGAGCACCTGCACATTGGCAAACTCAATTAAATCGATGATATCGGTCGGGCTCTCCGGATCACAGATAAGCGCTGAGTCCCATGACAACATGACAAGATCATTAACGGTATAACTCAGCGAATTTTTTACAACTTCCTGGCGCATCTGCGGCGAGATATTCGCGGTTTCACCGGTCAGGAGCGGGACCGGGTCGATCGAATCGTCCCGGCGATTGGTCACGTAGATGGTATAATCTTCAAAGAACTCGGGATCAATGGCAAAATTCTTGATGTGCGGTTTGATGATCTCGCCCAGGGTCTTGAGATACTGGACATAATACTCAGCAAGCCCCTCCTGCCCGGCAAAGAGGAAGGCGATATTCTCCAGTTCGGTATAATCGGCTTCCCGGTCATTGTACACAAAACAGAAACTGATTGCGCCGATATCAAAGACCCGGGCAACCACCGAGAACTCGAAGGTCCTGCCCTCCCGCTCCACCAGGATCGGGTGCATCTGGATCATGAGAGGCGGGTCTTCCATCATGATGGACTTGGGTTTGACCCGGACAAAACTGGTTCTTGCGGTAAAATAATTCTGGGCGAGCGCCCGCTCGAGCCAGTCGATATCGATCTCCCTGCCAATATCGTAGATACGGTACAAGCGCAGCGAGATCATACTAGTGTACCCCCGTTACTATTCGGGGAATTACAGGAATCGGACTCAAACTGCATACTGGACAACTCTCTTATGAAAAGGTGACTGTATAACCATAAAGGGATATGCCAAAAAGAAAAAGCCGTGTTTACCATCCCATCAGCCAGCGGATATGTGCCAGCATCGCATTGAATTAGGAAGACCCGGCTTTGAGCGCTGCGTACTGTTTCCGGTTGAGGGCACGGGGATCTCCGGGCTTTAAAGCGAGTGCCGCATCGAAAGCTTCCACAGCTTCACCATACCGTTTCTCATCAAGCAATGCCAGACCGAGATTATACCAGCCATGGAAATACTTTTTATCGAGATCGAGCGCTTTTTGAAACGACGTGAGAGCGGTATCGGATTGCCCCCGTCTCCGGTGGATCAGGCCTTTGTTGTTCCATACCTGTTTATTGGCAGGATCGAGACGGAGTGCATGACCATAGGCTTCAAGCGCTTCTGCATACTTCCCGAGATCCGCAGCAGCACGCCCGAGATAATACCAGCTGCGTGAACTGGCAGGATCTATTGAGAGTACCCGGTGGAACGCACTCATGGCCTCTTCATAGCGGTGGTTCTGGTAGAGATCGACGCCGATCGAATACCATGCAAGTGAAGCATCGCGGGGGGCTTTCCTTTTTTTATCAAGAAAGGCCACGTAATTGCGACTCCTTCGCGTCAGGAAGAGTGCCCCCCCGTAATTCCTCCGCATGAGCGAGAGCTGCTCTGCTACCTGGTTCGCCCGGATGAAAGCCTTTTTTCCCGCACCCGATCTGCCAATATTGATTAAAACAAAACTTTTCCCCACCCATGCAAGCGCATGCTGGGGTTCAAGAGAGAGAACCAGATCATAGGCCTGCAGGGCAAGTTCATAGGATCCCTGCCGGCTGTGAATTGCTGCCTTGTTAAACCAGGCCCGGGTCAATGCATGGTCCCGTGAAATTGCTTTTTCAAATGCAGATAGTGCATCCTCATTTCGGTTCAGCTGTCGGAGCGCAACACCCTTGTTATACCATGCTGCTGCATTCGCAGGGTCAATTGCAAGAGCGGCATCGTAGGCCACCAGTTCCTCTTCGAACCGGAAGAGCCGGAAGAGTGCGAGCCCTTTGTTTATCCGGATGATGGCCGAGGACTTGTCAAGTGCCAGTGCATGATCGAAATTGATAATTGCGTCTGCAAACTGCCCGAGATCGATCTCTGAAAGGCCCTTGTTGTACCATGCAGCCATCATGGCGGGATCTGCACTGATAGCGTTTTCATAGGAGTGAATGGCTTCTTCTGACCTCCCAAGGGTATCAAGTGCTATTCCCCGGTTATACCAGAGCAGGGGCGAATGGGGATTTGTCCTCAGCTCGTTATCGTACTCCCGCACGGCTTCTTCCATGAGACCGGCACGGGCCTTTTCAAATGCCCGGCTGCCCCAGGCTTCCGCAGTATTCGGGTTGACCGGGGGCATCCGATCGGTAATCCGTATACGATCTTCAATGCGGGAGACAAACCGGAATATTTTTCCTTCGGTATACCAGGCTACTGCACAATCCGGATTGAACTGGAGCGCCCGGTCGAAAGACTCCATTGCAATGCTGTTATTTCCCAGTTTCCCCAAGACCATCCCCTTGCCCATCCACGCATCCGGCATTGCGGGGTTCAGGGAAAGGGCATGATCGAACAGATCGAGCGCTGCGGGAAACCGGCCCAGTTCCGCAAGGGCTGTTGCTTTACCAGCATATGCATATTCACTATGCCCATCGAGTTGTATCGCCCGATCATATACCACAATCGCTTCTTCGTATAACCGCTGTTCAATGAGGGCAGAACCCAGCGTGACCAGAGCGAGGATATTGTCAGGTTCAAGTGCAATTGCTTTTTCCGAGAATTCCTGCGCCTTTGCATAATCCCCCAGTACAAAATAGACAAGGCTCTTTCCCATAAGAGCGGGTGAAGTATCAGCCGCACAGGTAAGGGCGCGATCATAGGATTTTATTGAACTGTCGTACCGTTCAAGGGCCAGCAGGGCATCACCCATGCCCGTCCATACAGGAGGGTTATCCGGTTTTAATTTTAGTGCACGATCAAAGGATTGGATTGCATCATCATTGCGCCCGAGCAGGTGCAGCGCGATGCCACGGCTGTACCAGACAAATTCATTGTCCTCTCCGAGTGCCAGGGCACGGTCAAATGCCTGGATGGCTTCGGCATTCTCGAAAAGATGGGCAAGCGCCATTCCCTTGCCATTCCATGCGCCTGCATTTCCCGGGTCAAGGGCAAGCGACTGCTCGAAGGCGAGGAGTGCTTCCTGGTACCGGTTCTGATCCTGGAGGGCCATGCCGGAAATGTACCAGGAGCGTGCATCATCCATGAACAGGCGTCTTGTTTCCGGATTTATGAACTTTTCCAATACGGGATATGCCAGAATACTTCAAAAGAAGAAAAAAGATTATTGTGCTTTTCGCATGCAGAAGGCAGCACAACACCCGCTGATCACGAGTGCACCTGCCGTTACTTCAACAGGGAGGGGAGATTTTGCTGTGGTTGTTGCCGGAACAGCGGGAGTAGTTGTCGTTTCCAGGGGTATGGCTCCAGGAGCAACCAGCTGGAATGCAGCCTTGCTGTATACGTCGTCCATTCCAGGCTGGTTAAGTGCATCAGAGAGAGCTTGCATTGTATCCTTATCATGGACACTACCGACTCCCGTGAAGTTGAAAATCATCGTGTTGGTCCTGGTGTTGACGACCTCTCCGGTATATTTACCGGATTCGATAAAGTCGATATCAAATTGTCCATCCATAGCCGGGCTCTGGACAAAAACATAGTACGTTGCCGGGGGCAGATGGGCGGTCTGGTAACTCTGTTTGTAAGAGTATCCGTCTGCATTGAGCGGCACCGTCGTGACGTTGACATAATTCCCGGCAAATACCCATATCTGGACACCGGCAGTTAGATTCCCGCCTTCAGCTACCCCAGTGACATAAGCGGTGTCACCAACGACAGGAACTACCGGTGAAATACTGACACTGACAAATGGCTTTACAGGAATTGTTGCCGGTGAATCGACTGCACCGGAAACAGGAAGCACAAGGAGTGCTGCCAGCACCACAAGAGTAAGGATTGCGATCCCAAGGGAAACAGATTTCTTCATACGTGATTTTTACGTAGTAATTCCTATTAGCATTATGGGTTTCATACCGCGCTGCCTGGATTAGCACCCATATTTCTGATGAACACCAATGCCGGGGATAAAAAGCAATGTCGCAACCAATGTTCCGCCCGATAGAACGCATCTTACCGGACCGCCGGATGATGTACTACCTGTTCCTGCTCGGGTTCTTTGCAATTTTTTCAACAACGATCTCAAAAAATCCGGTTTTACCCCTCTTCTCTCAAGCTATCGGGGCAAACGATGCGGTGATCGGGCTTGTTGCGGCGGTATCCCCGCTGGCCGGTATCCTGTTCTCGTTTCCCATCGGCGTCTTGTCGGATCACATCGGGAGAAGAAGACTGCTCATCACCTCGGGGCTGGTGTTTTTATCGGCCCCGCTTCTCTACCTGCTCATTTTCGATCCGCTCTGGCTCATTCCGGTCCGGTTCTTTCACGGTACCGCCACGGCAATTCTCGGGCCGGTCATCTCTGCCGTTATCGCTGAGCGATTCCCGGAGAATAAAGGTGCAATGCTCGGGCAGTACTCATCGGCGACACTCATTGGCCGGACCGTTGCACCGCTTGCAGGAGGGATCATCCTCTCCGCGTTCATAATGTACCCCGGATTGCTGCCCTACCGGATGGTATACGTTGCAGCGGCGCTTGCAGCCGTACCGGTATTCGTCCTGACTCTCATGTATCGCGAAGAACGTTCAGCACCGTTAACCCTGCTCCCGGTCTCGACTTTCCGTGAGAGTTTTGCCACGTTCTTCTCCAATAACCGGCTCCGTGCCACCGCACTCGTCGATATGGCAACCTATTTTACGTTCGGGGCATTTGAGACATTCCTCCCCCTCATTCTCGCATCCCGGGGCATCAGTGTTTACCTTA of the Methanomicrobiales archaeon HGW-Methanomicrobiales-1 genome contains:
- the eif1A gene encoding translation initiation factor eIF-1A produces the protein MRPNNNDDVDPNAVNADGTPVVRVRLPKKWAGEQFAFADLMMGANHIRVRCYDGVTRMGRIKGKIKKRAWIREGDILIVTPWSFQDEKCDIIYRYLPPQADWLRKNRYL
- a CDS encoding DNA polymerase IV, giving the protein MDPRRIILHLDMDSFYASVEMQENPLLKGKPVVIGADPQHGTGRGVVSTCSYEARAFGVRSAMPISQAYVLCPQAIYLPPHFPRYAKASEAVMAILRSHNFPFQQVSIDEAFLDISPLRSFSTAADCAVRIKNEILVQLGLTCSIGIAPTKVVAKIASDVNKPDGLTLVKPETLYSFLAPMPVRKIPGVGSKSEAALFELGIRTIKDLVEYDTQELISRFGHSALSLQAITSSTDDDRVEERDGVKSVSRETTFSEDTSDEQVIVATIDALSQDVSRSLIDESLRCRTVTIKVRYTGFVTRTKARTLPHYTNDPKTIRLAAQLLLREMFDGRKIRLLGIRLSSFEKRDARQMILPV
- a CDS encoding MFS transporter; the protein is MFRPIERILPDRRMMYYLFLLGFFAIFSTTISKNPVLPLFSQAIGANDAVIGLVAAVSPLAGILFSFPIGVLSDHIGRRRLLITSGLVFLSAPLLYLLIFDPLWLIPVRFFHGTATAILGPVISAVIAERFPENKGAMLGQYSSATLIGRTVAPLAGGIILSAFIMYPGLLPYRMVYVAAALAAVPVFVLTLMYREERSAPLTLLPVSTFRESFATFFSNNRLRATALVDMATYFTFGAFETFLPLILASRGISVYLIGIIFAVQVLIIAGTKPFFGTLADHYDKRIQIAVGLIILACSAVCIPFASEFFTVVMVSAVLGLGMSLSTVATSAYVADVARKEQIGASMGALSSTMDIGHAAGPLVTGIVVMAAGYVYGFFVSFLLCIAVAIVFAISVRNNSE